A genomic segment from Fusarium fujikuroi IMI 58289 draft genome, chromosome FFUJ_chr04 encodes:
- a CDS encoding related to isotrichodermin C-15 hydroxylase (cytochrome P-450 monooxygenase CYP65A1), with translation MAAIFSIFGGLSCLLVRVIWLLNIIYRLLFHPLAQFPGPKLAAVSDLWYGLKWTSGRYPFIMEETHRKYGDVVRIAPNELSFANVQAYNDIYGHATKGKKKFIKSDWYDTSGDHPGIVSVRDPAQHSRQRKYLSHAFSAKSLRAQETLIHRYVDMFIGQLRKLGNPKGSGINVEEALNWLTFDIIGDLAFGESFSAVAEGRPHFWVSLIIDATYFNMLSMLRKRLPIITLYLPFIVPKDSGKMHRRHMELTNQKMLKRLEMPNSEERGDFFSHLLAKGGNDIPKHELRQQSHTLIVAGSETTATGLTGIVYCLLSNRSCLVKLTDEVHSRFQSEAEITGDATAELKYLHAVIEEGLRIFPPAPFGLPRFSPGAVVDGHYIPSGVVVSVDHWTTKHDERYWKEPYSFIPERWIDESFCDVKQASQPFSLGPRSCLGINLAYLEMRIILAKMVYHFDWELVNNNVDLFKDAKLFLLWKKPALVARFHPRT, from the exons ATGGcagccatcttcagcatTTTCGGCGGTCTTTCGTGTCTTTTGGTAA GGGTTATatggcttctcaacatcatatACCGCCTTCTTTTCCACCCGCTTGCACAGTTCCCAGGTCCCAAGTTGGCAGCTGTTTCTGAC CTCTGGTACGGCTTGAAATGGACATCTGGTCGATATCCGTTCATCATGGAAGAGACGCATCGCAAATATG GCGATGTGGTGAGAATAGCCCCCAACGAACTATCCTTCGCAAATGTTCAAGCATACAACGATATTTACGGACATGCAAccaaaggaaagaagaagtttaTCAAGAGTGACTGGTATGATACATCAGGAGACCACCCTGGTATTGTCAGTGTCAGGGATCCCGCCCAACACTCGAGACAAAGAAAGTATCTGTCCCATGCATTCAGCGCGAAGTCTCTACGTGCTCAAGAAACGCTCATCCACCGCTACGTGGATATGTTCATTGGCCAATTGCGTAAGCTTGGTAATCCTAAGGGATCTGGCATCAATGTTGAGGAAGCCCTCAACTGGCTTACGTTCGATATTATTG GTGACCTTGCATTCGGCGAGTCTTTTTCTGCCGTCGCCGAAGGACGGCCCCATTTTTGGGTGTCGCTGATTATCGATGCAACTTATTTCAACATGCTCTCAATGTTGAGGAAACGCCTTCCAATAATAACCCTGTATCTGCCGTTTATTGTGCCAAAGGATTCGGGCAAAATGCATCGTAGGCACATGGAATTGACCAACCAGAAAATGCTCAAACGACTTGAGATGCCCAATTCTGAAGAGCGCGGAGATTTCTTCTCGCATCTATTGGCCAAGGGCGGCAATGATATTCCGAAGCACGAACTCCGCCAACAATCGCACACGCTCATCGTAGCCGGTTCGGAAACAACAGCTACGGGTCTAACCGGGATCGTCTATTGCCTCCTTTCGAATCGGTCTTGTCTAGTGAAACTCACCGACGAAGTGCATTCGCGATTCCAGTCGGAGGCCGAGATCACAGGAGATGCCACTGCGGAGTTGAAGTACCTCCATGCAGTCATTGAAGAAGGACTTCGGATTTTCCCCCCTGCGCCGTTCGGCCTTCCCCGTTTCTCACCCGGTGCTGTTGTCGACGGTCACTATATTCCTTCAGGTGTCGTTGTGAGTGTGGATCATTGGACTACTAAGCATGATGAGCGCTATTGGAAGGAACCGTATTCTTTTATCCCGGAGCGTTGGATTGACGAGAGTTTCTGCGACGTTAAGCAAGCAAGTCAGCCCTTCTCCCTTGGTCCAAGATCTTGTCTGGGCATCAATTTGGCGTATCTGGAGATGAGGATTATCCTGGCTAAGATGGTTTATCATTTCGATTGGGAATTGGTGAATAATAATGTCGATCTATTTAAGGATGCAAAGCTGTTTCTGTTGTGGAAAAAGCCGGCTTTGGTGGCGCGCTTCCATCCCCGTACATGA